GGCGTCCGGGATGGCGCTGTCGTCGGCGGCCATCATCGCGTCGAGCACCTCGGCTTAGCGCGCGATGCGCTCTGCCTCTTCCGCGCCGTCGTCCTGGGCGGCAGGGTGGGACGTCTGCAGTACGAGGACTGCGATCATCGACGCCACGACGATAAGGAACTTCTTCATCACCCGAGTCATAACACCTCCCGGAGCGAGGCCTCCTGGCCACGCCTGACTATGGTTCGTTGGTTGCAGTTGGTCGGGATCCCGCAGAATCCCTCACGCGATCCTACCCCATGTCACCCTGTCCAAGCACCCGACAAGGCTCAACGATTGTTACAGTGCTTCTTGTGCACGAAATCGACAGTCAGCACTCTTACGTCTCACGCCAAGACCACTTGTGGTCTTGGCAGGACTCGTCTACCTCCTTTAGTCTGAGTGTTAATGTGAAGAGGTCTTCGGCGACCAGCGTACCCACTCGGGCTGCCGACCTCTTGCCCTGACCGCCCTGACCATGGCTCTGCCCGACCTTCCGCCGCTCGACGCGCTGCGTTTCTTCGAGGCTGCAGCGCGCTACGGCAGCTTCGCCGCGGCGGCGCGCGAACTGGGCGTTACGCCGGCATCCGTCTCGTATCGCGTCAAGAGCCTCGAGAGACATCTCGGGACGACGCTGTTTTCGCGGTTCGCCCACGGCGTGCGCCTGAACCCGGAAGGGCAGGCTTATCTGCAGGTAGTCCAGCGGATCTTCGCGGATCTCGGTCACGAGACGGCGCTTCACCGGGCTCGACGCAGGACACCGCTTCTCAAACTGGTATCGATCGAGGTCGTGGCCGAGAAATGGCTGATGCCGCAGCTCGCCGACTTCAAGGCGGTCCACCCCGAGGTCAGCATAGTGTTCGACGTCGACCACGACGAGGTCGATCCTGACCGCCGGGATTTCGACGTCTGGATAGCCTTCGCCGACCAGGTGCCGGACACGATTCACTCCGAAAGGTTGCTCGAGGAGACACTGTTCCCCGTCTGCAGCCCCCGCCTCATCGAGGCGCGCGGACGGCCCCGGGTACCGGGCGAACTGCATGGCTGGCCTCTGGTGTACGACCTTCACTGGACCCGTGACTGGTCGCACTGGTTCGCTCATCACGGCGTCTCGTCGGCGGATCTCTCCCAGGCTTCCGGATTTCGCCTCTACACGATGGTGGTCCAGGCCGCCGTGGATGGCATCGGCGTGGCTCTCGGCCACTCGTCGATGATTGCGCGGGAGCTCGAGCAGGGGACACTCGTAACGCTCTTCGACTCTCCGGTTGCAGCACCGGCTCCGTATCTGCTGGTGGTTGCTCCCGCCGCCCGCCTGAGACCGGAGGTCGTGGCGTTCCGCGACTGGATCCTGAGCCGCGCGTCGTCGAACAATCTCGATTCGTGCACGCCGTCGGCAACACCTGGGAAGCACCCATTCGCGCTTCCGTGACGGACGACGCGAGTGTTGGGCGGCAGGCGACGGTTGTCGGGCTACCGCACGGCCCGCAGGGCGGAGGTCGCCGCCGGCCGCGCACCGAACGTCACCACCCCGAGCAGGCTGATCCGGTGGTCCACCCCGCCCTGCCGCAACAGGTGGCGCTCGCCGGACGCCTCCAGCCGCACCGGCGCCGAGGACCTCGTATCCGCGTCGAGCGAGCCCAGCGTCGCCCCCACCTGCAACCGCCGCCGGCCCCAACCCGTGCCGTAGCCGCCGAACGGCGCCACCAGCAGGCGCCGCGGCAATCGCCACCCGTAGCTCACGCGCGCGTCCACCGACCGCTCGTCCGAGCCCGCCGGCATTCCCCAGGGCCGATGCAGTTGCTCCTGCCACAGCATGTCCGCTCCCTGCGCCGCGCCCCACCGCGGCGCCAACGACAGCGTCAGGCCCGGGCGCTCGGCCCCTTCGCCCACGCTCACCGTCACGCTGCCGCCCCGCTCCGCGTAGGCCGACGCGGTGTGCAGCGCGAGCATCCGCCCCTGCGCGTCCACCCGCAGGGGGCCCGCGGACAGACGCACTCCCGACTCCAGCTCCAGACCCACCCCGGTCTGCCTGGCGCCGCCGTCCTGCCGCACGCTCAGTCTGCCGAACGGCTCCAGGTGCATCCCGCTCGGGCGCGACCAACCCCGCGCCGCCTCGAACCCGGCCCGCGTCCGGCGCACCCCGGCCTGCAGCGCGTCCAGCGTCTCCCCGCCCGCGTCGGTCGCCAGGTGCGCCCACGACAGCTCGCCGCGCAGGCCCAGCCGCACGCCGCCGCCGATCACCG
The nucleotide sequence above comes from Acidobacteriota bacterium. Encoded proteins:
- a CDS encoding LysR family transcriptional regulator; protein product: MALPDLPPLDALRFFEAAARYGSFAAAARELGVTPASVSYRVKSLERHLGTTLFSRFAHGVRLNPEGQAYLQVVQRIFADLGHETALHRARRRTPLLKLVSIEVVAEKWLMPQLADFKAVHPEVSIVFDVDHDEVDPDRRDFDVWIAFADQVPDTIHSERLLEETLFPVCSPRLIEARGRPRVPGELHGWPLVYDLHWTRDWSHWFAHHGVSSADLSQASGFRLYTMVVQAAVDGIGVALGHSSMIARELEQGTLVTLFDSPVAAPAPYLLVVAPAARLRPEVVAFRDWILSRASSNNLDSCTPSATPGKHPFALP